In a single window of the Papaver somniferum cultivar HN1 chromosome 8, ASM357369v1, whole genome shotgun sequence genome:
- the LOC113305323 gene encoding uncharacterized protein LOC113305323 codes for MSDVGTDPNSLYYSYINHNQHHIAYLVTLSSTLEDLKFTIYRDQLFHGGVEAVRLACEKYCLRTGYKVIKKNNDSSRFTAKCSKDGCSWMLQNVAINKSLDIFKIKKYVGRHNCGGSYILRSPTVSRNLVNDLVYECVKHNPLIKPQEIIDYIKVSGGINIKYHHAYHGLELSHQLIFGNDVKPYTNLVWWVNDVKETTPSSHIDFDFNYATSRFNRLCVCFGACKEGYRLCHPMIFLDATFLNGPFKGTLMAATCLNGNQDFYPLAYALVPAENNESWLWFLQNLKEVVYHRPITFMTDRDEGLVRYIPEVFTNCYHSFCFFHLKNNLPINKSDEKYKEVIDCFRKATYALSPARYEDGLQEMVYLGRPWVAEHCRNIPREKWSSAFFLGCRFGQTSSSVFESFNNWISGDKKLPTCALVDTIRLRIMKMMSESREESSLMNPELLTPVYQSLLELHIQMGRPWRVTQSDSHLFEVHSPRYHKVDLQGKSCTCQRWSVYGFPCSYVTAAIAATGGRFLHYIDDDFKVSCFRELYSLAIRHVPNYDMYVSTQYISVCTLNILHQKWANLGLQSSSY; via the exons ATGTCTGATGTTGGTACTGATCCAAATAGCCTCTATTACTCTTATATAAACCATAATCAACACCATATTGCGTATTTGGTCACATTGTCTTCGACTTTGGAGGATTTGAAGTTCACCATTT ATAGAGATCAGCTCTTCCATGGTGGTGTTGAAGCTGTTCGTCTAGCATGCGAAAAATATTGTTTGAGGACAGGATATAAGGTGATAAAAAAGAACAATGATTCTTCAAGATTCACGGCCAAATGCAGCAAGGATGGGTGCTCTTGGATGCTTCAAAATGTCGCCATTAACAAGTCTTTGGATATTTTCAAGATAAAGAAATATGTTGGGAGGCACAATTGTGGTGGTAGTTACATCTTGAGGAGTCCTACTGTTTCAAGAAATCTTGTAAATGATTTAGTTTATGAGTGTGTCAAGCATAACCCTCTCATTAAGCCTCAAGAGATTATTGACTATATTAAAGTTAGTGGGGGGATAAACATCAAGTATCACCATGCGTACCATGGATTAGAACTGTCACATCAATTGATTTTTGGAAATGATGTAAAGCCATACACTAATCTTGTGTGGTGGGTGAATGATGTTAaggaaactacccctagttcacatATTGATTTTGACTTCAATTATGCAACAAGCAGATTCAATAGACTTTGcgtttgctttggagcttgtaaaGAGGGTTATAGACTTTGTCATCCGATGATATTTCTCGATGCTACATTTCTTAATGGGCCCTTCAAAGGAACTCTCATGGCCGCGACATGTCTTAATGGCAATCAAG ACTTTTACCCACTTGCATATGCCTTAGTGCCCGCAGAAAATAATGAAAGTTGGCTTTGGTTTTTACAAAATCTTAAGGAAGTTGTATACCATCGCCCCATCACCTTTATGACTGACCGAGATGAAGGGTTGGTGAGATATATTCCTGAAGTTTTCACTAATTGTTATCATAGCTTTTGCTTCTTCCATTTGAAGAACAACTTACCTATCAACAAGTCTGATGAAAAGTACAAAGAAGTGATCGATTGTTTCCGTAAAGCTACGTATGCGCTATCTCCAGCAAGATACGAAGAcggtcttcaagaaatggtatatttgggaaggccttgggttgctgaaCACTGCCGCAACATTCCTAGGGAGAAGTGGTCCAGTGCATTCTTTCTAGGATGTAGGTTTGGTCAGACTTCTTCAAGTGTTTTCGAATCATTTAATAATTGGATTTCCGGCGACAAGAAGTTACCTACCTGTGCTCTCGTTGACACGATCAG GCTACGTATAATGAAGATGATGTCAGAAAGCCGTGAAGAAAGTTCTCTGATGAATCCAGAACTCTTAACCCCTGTGTATCAAtccttgcttgaactacacattcAGATGGGTCGTCCTTGGAGAGTTACTCAGTCAGATTCTCACCTCTttgaagtgcattctccaag ATATCATAAGGTAGATTTACAGGGAAAGAGTTGTACTTGCCAAAGATGGAGCGTCTATGGATTCCCATGCTCGTATGTTACCGCAGCAATAGCTGCAACTGGCGGAAGGTTTCTTCATTATATCGACGACGACTTCAAAGTTAGCTGTTTTCGTGAGCTATATTCATTAGCTATTAGACATGTTCCTAATTATGACATGTACGTGTCTACACAGTACATATCTGTTTGTACCCTTAATATTCTACACCAAAAATGGGCTAACTTAGGCCTACAAAGCTCCTCCTATTAG
- the LOC113305324 gene encoding uncharacterized protein LOC113305324, with protein MGEDATEPTIVEKLIEVKIGEKHKTTFVWADLPAQERDGLITLLRENADVFAWSFADMPRIDPNVAFHGLNIDDKFHPVHHKIRNMAQIKKDGVTAEVRKLLEAGFIRLVQYPRWLSNVVPVPKKNGYNQIPLFEEDQDHTAFVTDRGVYCYTVMPFGLKNAGATYQHLVDHIFKDLIGKSMEVYIDDMVVKSEQKESHLLDLHKTFDILRQYCMKLNPAKCSFGLSSGKFLGYLMTHKGIEANLEQIRAIREMSSPRTKKEVQKLAGRLVALNRFISSSSNRFKPFFHVLKKAVNFCWTDECEKAFNEIKQYLSTPPPPVLVSPKTGQPIGVYLAATENTISALLFVMDPHEKPVYFVKKGHALDALLADFPVDDIKTVVGEEEELFKPIESATDQTGGESSMEVDTPEPLWTVFTDGLSNVGGAGVGCVILTPEGSRIEKATRLGFQASNNEAEYEAAIIGLKAVKQLDATNVNLVTDSMLVVNQFLGTY; from the exons ATGGGAGAGGATGCAACTGAACCCACAATAGTTGAGAAACTGATCGAGGTCAAGATTGGAGAGAAGCACAAAACAACGTTCGTATGGGCAGATCTTCCTGCACAAGAACGTGATGGTTTGATTACATTGCTGAGGGAAAACGCCGACGTTTTCGCATGGAGTTTTGCTGATATGCCTAGGATAGATCCGAATGTAGCCTTCCATGGGCTAAATATCGATGACAAGTTCCATCCAGTTCATCATAAAATCAGAAATATGGCGCAAATAAAAAAAGATGGTGTTACCGCAGAAGTCAGAAAGCTTTTGGAAGCAGGCTTTATTCGACTAGTGCAGTATCCACGCTGGCTGTCAAATGTCGTACCCGTTCCAAAGAAGAATG ggtataaccaaatacctttATTCGAGGAAGATCAAGATCATACTGCGTTTGTGACTGACAGAGGAGTTTATTGCTATACCGTAATGCCGTTCGGGTTAAAGAACGCAGGGGCGACCTACCAGCATTTGGTAGACCATATTTTCAAGGATCTGATTGGGAAGTCGATGGAAGTGTATATCGATGATATGGTAGTGAAATCTGAGCAAAAAGAGTCGCATTTACTTGATCTGCATAAGACGTTCGATATCTTGAGGCAATATTGTATGAAGCTCAATCCAGCAAAATGTTCATTCGGGCTGTCATCGGGAAAATTCCTTGGATACTTGATGACGCACAAAGGAATCGAGGCGAATCTGGAACAAATCAGAGCCATCAGAGAGATGTCATCCCCAAGAACGAAGAAGGAGGTCCAGAAGCTAGCAGGACGATTAGTAGCTTTAAATCGTTTCATTTCAAGCTCATCGAATCGATTCAAACCATTCTTTCATGTTTTGAAGAAAGCGGTGAATTTTTGTTGGACGGATGAGTGCGAGAAAGCTTTCAATGAGATCAAACAGTATTTGTCAACCCCCCCTCCCCCAGTTTTGGTGAGTCCAAAAACTGGACAACCCATAGGAGTTTATCTGGCTGCAACGGAGAACACTATAAGTGCATTGTTGTTTGTTATGGATCCACATGAAAAGCCTGTTTACTTCGTCA AGAAGGGACACGCACTGGATGCACTGCTAGCAGATTTTCCTGTGGACGACATAAAAACGGTTGTTGGAGAAGAAGAGGAGTTGTTCAAACCCATAGAGTCAGCCACTGATCAGACTGGGGGTGAGTCCTCAATGGAGGTCGATACACCTGAACCGTTATGGACCGTATTTACTGATGGTTTATCAAATGTTGGTGGAGCTGGAGTTGGATGTGTCATCCTTACTCCCGAAGGTTCGAGGATCGAGAAAGCAACCAGATTGGGTTTTCAAGCATCAAACAATGAAGCTGAATATGAAGCTGCAATTATTGGTTTAAAGGCTGTCAAACAGTTAGATGCGACGAACGTGAATCTGGTAACTGATTCCATGCTAGTAGTTAACCAGTTTCTGGGGACTTACTGA
- the LOC113304461 gene encoding apoptosis-inducing factor 2-like: MVLHSLINFLNLFNSFARKYILFSFISSSSMASETGKKRVVVVGGGLAGALAAKSLQSAADVVLVDPKEYFEITWAGMRAKIEPSVADRMVIKHKDYFTDGRLAMSSAVGVTDTEVLTADGESIPYDYLVIATGHNDSFPKTKSERVEQYQAEYNKIESADSILIIGGGPSGVELAGELAVDFPGKKVTLVHSRERLLDFVGPKASKKALDWLTSRKVEVILGQSVDLKSHSDGDKMFKTSNGETIIADIHFFCVGRPLGSSWMKDSVLKEAIDAQGRVMVDEHLRVKGRENVFAIGDITDIPEMKQGYLAQNHAVLVAKNVKLLMEGGKESKLRRYEAGSDMAIISLGRREALAQFPFATLIGWFPGLIKSKDLFIGKTRKTMGV; this comes from the exons atggTTCTTCATTCCCTAATCAATTTTCTCAATCTCTTTAATAGCTTTGCAAGAAAATATATACTTTTCAGTTTCATCTCTTCATCATCGATGGCATCAGAAACCGGGAAAAAgagagttgttgttgttggtggtggactTGCTGGTGCACTGGCTGCAAAATCTCTTCAATCTGCTGCTGATGTTGTTCTCGTAGATCC TAAGGAGTATTTTGAAATTACATGGGCGGGCATGAGAGCAAAAATTGAGCCATCAGTTGCGGACAGAATGGTGATAAAGCACAAGGATTACTTCACAGATGGGCGTCTTGCAATGTCTTCGGCTGTTGGTGTCACAGACACAGAAGTATTAACTGCTGATGGAGAGTCGATACCATATGACTACCTTGTCATTGCTACTGGTCATAATGATTCGTTCCCCAAGACCAAAAGCGAGAGGGTTGAACAATATCAAGCAG AGTACAACAAGATAGAGTCAGCAGATTCAATTTTAATCATTGGGGGAGGGCCAAGTGGAGTTGAACTTGCCGGGGAGCTTGCTGTTGATTTTCCCGGCAAGAAAGTGACTTTGGTTCATAGTAGGGAGAGGTTGTTAGATTTCGTCGGACCAAAGGCTTCTAAGAAGGCTTTAGATTGGTTAACCTCAAGGAAGGTTGAAGTAATTTTGGGTCAGTCGGTTGATTTGAAGTCTCATTCAGATGGAGATAAAATGTTCAaaacatcaaatggagaaacaaTTATAGCAGACATCCACTTCTTTTGTGTGGGAAGGCCGTTAGGTTCATCGTGGATGAAAGATTCGGTACTTAAAGAGGCTATAGATGCTCAAGGAAGGGTGATGGTAGATGAACACCTAAGGGTGAAGGGTCGCGAGAATGTCTTTGCTATTGGAGATATTACTGACATTCCG GAAATGAAACAAGGGTACCTGGCACAGAATCATGCTGTATTGGTAGCTAAGAACGTGAAGTTGTTGATGGAGGGAGGAAAAGAAAGTAAGTTGAGAAGGTACGAAGCTGGTTCAGACatggcaattatttccttgggTAGAAGAGAGGCTTTGGCTCAGTTCCCTTTTGCCACTCTTATTGGATGGTTTCCTGGATTAATCAAATCCAAGGATCTGTTCATTGGGAAGACAAGGAAGACTATGGGGGTTTAA
- the LOC113302573 gene encoding apoptosis-inducing factor 2-like, with the protein MASETGKKRVVVVGGGLAGALAAKSLQSHADVVLIDPKEYFEITWAGMRAKVEPSVANRMVVKHSDYFTNGRLAMSSAVGVTDTEVLTADGESIPYDYLVIATGHNDSFPKTKSERVEQYQAEYNKIESADSILIIGGGPSGVELAGELAVDFPGKKVTLVHSRERLLDFVGPKASKKALDWLTKRKVEVVLGQSVDLKSHTDGDKMFKTSTGETIVADIHFFCVGRPLGSSWIRNSVFEEALDAQGRVMVDEHLRVKGRKNVFAIGDITDIPEMKQGYLAQTHAVLVAKNVKLLMEGGNESKLRKYKAGSDMAIISLGRKEALAQFPFATLIGCFPGLIKSKDLFIGKTRKTMGV; encoded by the exons ATGGCATCAGAAACCGGGAAGAAAAGGGTTGTTGTTGTCGGTGGTGGACTTGCTGGTGCTCTAGCTGCTAAATCTCTCCAATCTCATGCTGATGTTGTTCTTATCGATCC TAAGGAGTATTTTGAAATTACATGGGCGGGCATGAGAGCAAAAGTTGAGCCTTCAGTTGCGAACAGAATGGTAGTGAAGCACAGTGATTACTTCACAAATGGGCGTCTTGCAATGTCTTCGGCTGTTGGTGTCACCGACACAGAAGTATTAACTGCTGATGGAGAGTCGATACCATATGACTACCTTGTCATCGCTACTGGTCATAATGATTCGTTCCCCAAGACCAAAAGCGAGAGGGTTGAACAATATCAAGCAG AGTACAACAAGATAGAGTCAGCAGATTCAATTTTAATCATTGGGGGAGGGCCAAGTGGAGTTGAACTTGCCGGGGAGCTTGCTGTTGATTTTCCCGGCAAGAAAGTGACTTTGGTTCATAGTAGGGAGAGGTTGTTAGATTTCGTCGGACCAAAGGCTTCTAAGAAGGCGTTGGATTGGCTAACCAAGAGAAAGGTTGAAGTGGTTTTAGGCCAATCAGTTGATTTGAAGTCTCATACAGATGGAGATAAAATGTTCAAAACATCAACTGGAGAAACAATCGTAGCAGATATTCACTTCTTTTGTGTAGGAAGGCCGCTAGGTTCATCGTGGATAAGAAACTCCGTATTTGAAGAGGCTCTAGATGCTCAAGGAAGGGTGATGGTTGATGAACACCTAAGGGTGAAGGGTCGCAAAAATGTCTTTGCTATTGGAGATATTACCGACATTCCG GAAATGAAACAAGGGTACCTGGCACAGACTCATGCTGTATTGGTAGCTAAGAACGTGAAGTTGTTGATGGAGGGAGGAAATGAAAGTAAATTGAGGAAGTACAAAGCTGGTTCAGATATGGCAATCATTTCCTTAGGTAGAAAAGAGGCTTTGGCTCAGTTCCCTTTTGCCACTCTTATTGGATGCTTTCCTGGATTAATCAAATCCAAGGATCTGTTCATTGGGAAGACAAGGAAGACTATGGGGGTTTGA